Proteins encoded within one genomic window of Magnetococcales bacterium:
- a CDS encoding M48 family metalloprotease, whose product MLNRQLSLLLFSALTFVLLLTGQIFGGFDGLLVGLFLGLALSLLLYWFGGSILLTLLGARPLKAREETTLREIVTELARHGGMPVPSIFLIENGAPNALAVGPIPFLGAVAVTRGLLRCLNREELAGVLAHELVHIARRDTLIGSSGALLAGVLTTLAIGPGQTVLWPGAAGLLRRLIDPAREYAADEEGARLCRNPSWLADALEKLADYSQESLPLAQFPTVSSQFIVHPVRDEPLFNLFDLHPEVGERIARLRLLARGEE is encoded by the coding sequence ATGCTGAACCGACAGCTCTCCCTGCTGCTGTTTTCGGCCCTGACCTTCGTTCTGCTGCTGACGGGGCAGATTTTCGGTGGTTTCGATGGTCTGCTGGTGGGGCTTTTCCTGGGGCTGGCCCTGTCGCTGCTGCTTTACTGGTTCGGTGGATCGATTCTGCTGACCCTGCTGGGGGCGCGTCCCCTGAAGGCGCGGGAAGAGACCACGTTGCGGGAGATCGTCACGGAGCTGGCCCGTCACGGCGGCATGCCCGTTCCGTCCATATTTCTCATCGAGAATGGCGCGCCCAATGCCCTGGCCGTCGGCCCCATCCCTTTTCTGGGAGCGGTGGCGGTGACCCGTGGTCTGTTGCGCTGTCTGAACCGGGAGGAGTTGGCGGGTGTGCTGGCCCACGAGCTGGTTCATATCGCCCGGCGGGATACCCTGATCGGCAGCAGCGGTGCGTTGTTGGCCGGTGTGTTGACCACGCTGGCCATCGGTCCCGGTCAAACGGTGCTGTGGCCCGGAGCGGCCGGTTTGCTGCGTCGTCTCATCGATCCGGCTCGGGAGTATGCTGCCGACGAAGAGGGGGCGCGGTTGTGCCGCAATCCGTCGTGGTTGGCCGACGCCTTGGAAAAACTGGCGGATTATTCCCAGGAGTCGTTGCCTCTGGCCCAGTTTCCCACCGTGTCCAGCCAGTTCATTGTTCATCCCGTGCGGGATGAGCCCCTGTTCAACCTGTTCGACCTCCATCCGGAGGTGGGGGAGCGGATTGCGCGTTTGCGTCTGCTGGCCCGGGGAGAGGAATGA